Proteins co-encoded in one Kribbella solani genomic window:
- a CDS encoding neutral zinc metallopeptidase, with product MGQPVQQAADWQYPPIPIPQPPGGRRRKPKKVSRGLLIGLVVLAVLVVGSGVTLLVRGLSGDKPEANPAPTAPASETPSQTPSETPSTPSAPRGPTADEVVKGSKLYSIGPVAASKCVEPPFAPVTVPASQAYYTRLLRCLNYTWYSALKKQNLPFRVPKAVVYAGNAPSPCGIQRSVRAAYCAANETIYLPFTVDAKYYKSNPGYARAIMLNTFAHEYGHHVQKLTGILSSSMTRQKSMTPNQKLTESRRRELQATCLGSVYLGANAAFTPMSGALLTNWRFLIAHSGDDYARPRVHDHGNRVSNYQWSIAGFNGKKPDSCNTFTAADVRVN from the coding sequence ATGGGGCAGCCGGTGCAGCAGGCGGCTGATTGGCAGTATCCGCCTATTCCTATTCCGCAGCCGCCGGGTGGGCGTCGGCGGAAGCCCAAGAAGGTCTCCCGCGGGTTGCTGATCGGCCTGGTAGTGCTCGCGGTTCTGGTAGTCGGCTCCGGCGTCACCCTGCTGGTACGCGGCCTGAGCGGCGACAAACCGGAAGCCAACCCGGCACCCACGGCCCCGGCATCCGAAACCCCGTCGCAGACCCCGTCCGAGACTCCGAGCACGCCCAGCGCGCCGCGTGGTCCGACGGCTGACGAGGTGGTGAAGGGCAGCAAGCTGTACTCGATCGGCCCGGTCGCGGCCTCCAAGTGCGTCGAGCCGCCGTTCGCCCCGGTGACGGTGCCGGCCTCGCAGGCGTACTACACCCGCCTGCTGCGCTGTCTGAACTACACCTGGTACTCGGCGCTGAAGAAGCAGAACCTCCCGTTCCGCGTCCCGAAGGCGGTCGTGTACGCCGGCAACGCCCCGTCCCCGTGCGGCATCCAGCGCAGCGTACGAGCGGCGTACTGCGCGGCGAACGAGACGATCTACCTCCCCTTCACCGTCGACGCCAAGTACTACAAGTCGAACCCGGGGTATGCCCGCGCGATCATGCTCAACACGTTCGCCCACGAGTACGGGCACCACGTACAGAAGCTGACCGGGATCCTCAGCTCGTCGATGACCCGGCAGAAGAGCATGACGCCGAACCAGAAGCTGACCGAGAGCCGCCGCCGCGAACTGCAGGCGACCTGTCTCGGCTCGGTGTACCTCGGCGCCAACGCGGCGTTCACGCCGATGAGCGGCGCGCTGCTGACCAACTGGCGGTTCCTGATCGCGCACTCCGGCGACGACTACGCGCGGCCGCGGGTGCACGACCACGGCAACCGGGTCAGCAACTACCAGTGGTCGATCGCCGGCTTCAACGGCAAGAAGCCGGACTCCTGCAACACCTTCACGGCGGCCGACGTCCGCGTCAACTGA
- a CDS encoding DUF2207 domain-containing protein, with translation MSPKRRLLPAALLIPLTAPVAALFVAAGFVAAGPVPAYAAGQADDQITAYTADATLTKNGALQVKETVDLAAGGATFSRTLATKVRSDSERDRTYGLKDVSATVNGQPAQGFKNESTDDGRKLTVNVSGKSRIVYSYTVDNVVADSIEGREVSWPVVQGFSSAIPTAKLNVNVPFATWVTCFAGRIGSSMPCTSSQLAESAELEIEQNGVPAGGRVTFLTGLSDRATVQPNAKYANHWSLGKAFTVDSSTAGLAVIVFGLGLLGAVGMWFFRGRDAAKVGPGGPERPVLDGTDGPQFAAPDGIRPGQVGTVVDESADVVDITATLLDLAVRNYLTIVEQPRDSHFGRLDWELQRLHQGGPELLPYEKALLDAVFADGDAVLVSALGPALRPRLNVVREELYSDVVTQGWFTSRPDADRNRWTTAGLVLLGAGVVLTIVLAIVSKFGLVGFAVMAAGVVLALIGQAAPARTARGAAVLGRVAGLQHYLANESSADLPESHRLEFASRCLPYAAVLGLTEKWALEIAATDDDDDPDAGIGWYSGPENWHLSDIGESLSNFVTTFGGTLTTARRLFG, from the coding sequence ATGTCACCGAAGCGCCGCCTCCTTCCGGCTGCCCTGCTGATCCCCCTGACCGCCCCGGTCGCCGCCCTGTTCGTTGCCGCTGGGTTTGTTGCTGCCGGCCCGGTGCCCGCGTACGCGGCCGGTCAGGCGGATGACCAGATCACGGCGTACACGGCGGACGCGACGCTGACCAAGAACGGTGCGCTGCAGGTCAAGGAGACAGTGGACCTGGCCGCCGGGGGTGCGACGTTCAGCCGGACGCTGGCCACCAAGGTGCGGTCCGACTCCGAGCGGGACCGGACGTACGGGCTCAAGGACGTGTCCGCGACGGTGAACGGTCAGCCGGCCCAGGGCTTCAAGAACGAGAGCACCGACGACGGCCGCAAGCTGACGGTGAACGTGTCCGGCAAGTCGCGGATCGTCTACAGCTACACCGTGGACAACGTGGTCGCCGACTCGATCGAGGGCCGGGAGGTGAGCTGGCCGGTCGTGCAGGGCTTCAGCTCGGCGATCCCGACCGCCAAACTGAACGTGAACGTACCGTTCGCCACCTGGGTCACCTGCTTCGCCGGCCGGATCGGGTCGAGCATGCCGTGTACGTCGTCGCAACTGGCCGAGTCGGCCGAGCTGGAGATCGAGCAGAACGGTGTACCGGCAGGTGGCCGCGTGACCTTCCTGACCGGGCTGAGCGACCGCGCCACCGTGCAGCCGAACGCCAAGTACGCGAACCACTGGTCGCTCGGCAAGGCGTTCACGGTCGACTCCAGCACCGCCGGTCTGGCCGTGATCGTGTTCGGGCTCGGCCTGTTGGGTGCGGTCGGGATGTGGTTCTTCCGTGGCCGGGACGCCGCGAAGGTCGGTCCTGGTGGACCGGAGCGACCAGTGCTGGACGGTACGGACGGACCGCAGTTCGCCGCGCCGGACGGTATCCGGCCGGGGCAGGTCGGCACTGTGGTGGACGAGAGCGCCGACGTCGTCGACATCACCGCCACGCTGCTGGACCTTGCCGTACGCAACTACCTGACCATCGTCGAACAGCCACGCGACTCGCACTTCGGCCGGCTGGACTGGGAGCTGCAGCGACTGCACCAGGGCGGTCCGGAGCTACTGCCGTACGAGAAGGCGCTGCTGGACGCGGTGTTCGCGGACGGCGACGCTGTGCTTGTCTCCGCACTCGGACCGGCGCTGCGACCGCGGCTCAACGTGGTCCGCGAAGAGCTGTACTCGGATGTCGTCACGCAGGGCTGGTTCACGAGCCGACCGGACGCCGACCGGAACCGCTGGACCACGGCGGGTCTGGTACTGCTCGGTGCGGGCGTGGTGCTGACCATCGTGCTGGCCATCGTCAGCAAGTTCGGTCTGGTTGGTTTCGCGGTCATGGCTGCCGGTGTGGTGCTCGCACTGATCGGCCAGGCGGCGCCGGCGCGTACGGCGCGTGGTGCGGCGGTGCTGGGACGAGTGGCTGGTCTGCAGCACTACCTGGCCAACGAAAGCTCGGCCGACCTGCCGGAGAGCCACCGGCTGGAGTTCGCGTCGCGCTGCCTTCCGTACGCCGCCGTGCTCGGGCTGACCGAGAAGTGGGCGCTGGAGATCGCGGCGACCGATGACGACGACGACCCCGACGCCGGCATCGGCTGGTACTCCGGACCGGAGAACTGGCACCTGTCCGACATCGGGGAGTCGCTGAGCAACTTCGTCACCACGTTCGGCGGGACGCTGACCACCGCCCGGCGCCTGTTCGGCTGA
- a CDS encoding neutral zinc metallopeptidase, translated as MQGQYPPQGQYPPPQGQYPGQWGQPYYGPGQFNSFHPPRRRGGPLRLVLLGSVLLIFIGVSVAVLAALLGNQSTDDTAEPEVSGPSIVPTATTTPEKGTAEDFLLNADIYRTGSLVEQNCKAAPLGNGSLAAQKVYYTKLFKCLNDGWRPIFHDLGQDKPDPGLVVFDQPVKTPCGNFEPLSGRVLAFYCYGNQVMYVDVKQMNRAFGPKQDLAYLMTIAHEYGHHVQGVSGLFYARMAYLQDHPEQKLESSRRNEVQASCFAGVFSKSVEKSYPLTNRLDEFKQQSSNSFGDSPDSPADERTHGQATTQGFWIQNGFNIGANKACDTYAVSADLVK; from the coding sequence ATGCAAGGGCAGTACCCGCCGCAAGGGCAGTACCCGCCGCCGCAGGGGCAGTACCCAGGTCAGTGGGGTCAGCCCTACTACGGCCCCGGTCAGTTCAACAGCTTCCACCCACCGCGCCGGCGCGGCGGCCCGCTCCGCCTGGTCCTGCTCGGCTCGGTCCTACTTATCTTCATCGGCGTGTCGGTAGCAGTGCTGGCAGCTCTGCTCGGCAACCAGAGCACTGACGACACAGCTGAGCCGGAGGTGTCCGGTCCGTCGATCGTCCCGACCGCGACGACGACACCGGAGAAGGGCACCGCCGAGGACTTCCTGCTGAACGCCGACATCTACCGGACCGGCTCGCTGGTGGAGCAGAACTGCAAGGCGGCGCCACTCGGCAACGGCAGCCTGGCCGCGCAGAAGGTGTACTACACCAAGCTGTTCAAGTGCCTGAACGACGGCTGGCGCCCGATCTTCCATGACCTCGGCCAGGACAAACCGGACCCGGGCCTGGTCGTGTTCGACCAGCCGGTCAAGACCCCGTGCGGAAACTTCGAACCGCTGTCCGGCCGCGTACTGGCGTTCTACTGCTACGGCAACCAGGTCATGTACGTGGACGTGAAGCAGATGAACCGTGCCTTCGGACCGAAGCAGGACCTGGCGTACCTGATGACGATCGCGCACGAGTACGGACACCACGTCCAAGGCGTGAGCGGGCTGTTCTACGCCCGGATGGCGTACCTGCAGGATCACCCGGAGCAGAAACTCGAGAGCTCCCGCCGGAACGAGGTGCAGGCGTCCTGTTTCGCCGGGGTGTTCAGCAAGTCGGTCGAGAAGTCGTACCCGCTGACCAACCGGCTGGACGAGTTCAAGCAGCAGTCCAGCAACAGCTTCGGCGATTCACCGGACTCGCCCGCGGACGAGCGCACCCACGGCCAGGCCACCACGCAGGGCTTCTGGATTCAGAACGGCTTCAACATCGGCGCCAACAAGGCCTGCGACACGTACGCGGTTTCGGCCGACCTGGTGAAGTAA
- a CDS encoding Pls/PosA family non-ribosomal peptide synthetase: MTLRRGELATGARTLVQVLEETADRYADEPALDDGSVSLSYRELLVQTGKFAHRLTAAGIGPGDRVGIRISSGHNDLYVAILGTLQAGAAYVPVDADDPDERAELVFGEAAVAATVGDDLTLTLTRSQPAPITDNDAANGTFDYPYSARMDGSSTTGSVRDTPGPEPTDDAWIIFTSGSTGVPKGVAVTHRSAAAFVDAEARLFLQSEPIGPDDRVLAGLSVAFDASCEEMWLAWRHGACLVPAPRSLVRTGMDLGPWLVAQGITIVSTVPTLAALWPADALDQVRLLIFGGEACPPELAERLAIDGREVWNTYGPTEATVVACAARLTGEGPVRIGLPLDGWDLAVVDAAGNEVGDGEIGELIIGGVGLARYLDPVKDAEKFAPMPTLGWDRAYRSGDLVRSDPLGLLFQGRADEQVKLGGRRIELGEVDAALQALPGVTGAAAAVRNSAAGNQLLVGYIVPDDPAAFDNAKATERLREALPAALVPLLAVVDTLPTRTSGKVDRNALPWPLPGMDSDGPAAELSGTAGWLAERWTTVLGAKVTGPDNDFFLHGGGSLAAAQLVSVLRERYPEATVGDIYEYPRLGALAERLDEFRPAAVEPVELREIRPTPKSTQLLQTALTLILQTVVGVRWLVYLFTLNNLLAELVDPLPWARTVSWWWILVGWLLLISPAGRMGIAVVGARILLRGLQPGTYPRGGNVHVRLWAAENLADAAGAANLAGAPWIAYYARALGAKVGRGVDLHTLPPVTGMLTMGRGASIEPEVDLAGYWIDGDQLHVGPVMVGAEAVVGSRSTLLPGAEIGRNAEIMAGSAVSGKVPASERWSGSPAARIGRARHPWPDHRPDRAPWWVAAYGAQSALMSLIPVAGAAAAFLVLGHALRGTQTLGDAALKALTAIPLMTLVGFATIAVLTLVGVRILGIGIKPGHYPVRSRIGWQVWATERLLDSARTLLFPLYASLLTPWWLRALGAKIGRDVEASTVLLLPKMTTVGEGAFLADDTMIASYELGGGWLHVAGAKVGKRAFLGNSGMTAPGRAVPKNGLVAVLSAAPKKSKAGTSWLGSPPVKLRRQAVSGDQSRTFNPPFKLKVARALVELCRFVPMMCTVLIALGVLFALQALDIWLGPWLTVLLSGAVILAAGAVAGGMATVAKWLIVGRTRAVEYPLWSSFVWRNEVVDSFVELVAAPWFANAAAGTPVLALWLRSLGAKIGKGVWCETYWLPEADLITLGDGATVNRGCVLQTHLFHDRVLSMNTVTFGPGATLGPHGIVLPAAGLGAGATIGPVSLVMRGEGVPAGTRWAGNPIAPWQDRAPWQG; the protein is encoded by the coding sequence GTGACGTTGCGACGCGGGGAGTTGGCGACGGGCGCGCGGACGTTGGTGCAGGTGCTGGAGGAAACAGCCGACCGGTACGCCGACGAGCCCGCGCTGGATGACGGCAGCGTCAGCCTGAGTTATCGCGAGCTGCTGGTGCAGACCGGCAAGTTCGCGCACCGGCTGACCGCGGCCGGGATCGGGCCGGGTGACCGCGTCGGCATCCGGATCTCGTCCGGCCACAACGACCTGTATGTCGCGATTCTCGGCACTCTCCAAGCCGGCGCCGCGTACGTACCGGTCGACGCCGACGACCCGGACGAGCGCGCCGAGCTGGTCTTCGGCGAGGCGGCCGTCGCGGCGACGGTCGGTGACGACCTGACCCTGACCCTGACCCGTTCGCAACCGGCGCCGATCACGGACAACGACGCTGCCAACGGCACGTTCGACTACCCGTACTCGGCCCGGATGGACGGCAGCAGCACCACGGGTTCAGTACGCGACACGCCCGGCCCGGAGCCGACCGACGACGCGTGGATCATCTTCACCTCGGGCTCGACCGGCGTACCGAAAGGTGTCGCGGTCACGCATCGCTCGGCGGCAGCGTTCGTCGACGCCGAGGCGCGGCTGTTCCTGCAGAGCGAGCCGATCGGTCCGGACGACCGGGTCCTGGCCGGCCTGTCGGTCGCGTTCGACGCTTCCTGCGAGGAGATGTGGCTGGCCTGGCGGCACGGTGCCTGCCTGGTCCCGGCGCCCCGCTCGCTGGTCCGTACCGGGATGGACCTCGGCCCGTGGTTGGTTGCCCAGGGCATCACTATCGTCTCCACCGTGCCGACGCTGGCCGCGCTCTGGCCGGCCGACGCGCTGGACCAGGTCCGGCTGCTGATCTTCGGTGGCGAGGCCTGTCCGCCGGAGCTCGCCGAGCGGCTGGCGATCGACGGCCGCGAGGTCTGGAACACGTACGGCCCGACCGAGGCGACCGTGGTCGCGTGCGCCGCGCGGCTGACCGGCGAAGGACCGGTTCGGATCGGTTTGCCGTTGGACGGCTGGGACCTGGCGGTAGTAGATGCTGCCGGCAACGAAGTCGGCGACGGCGAGATCGGTGAGCTGATCATCGGCGGCGTCGGGCTGGCCCGGTACCTGGACCCGGTCAAGGACGCCGAGAAGTTCGCGCCGATGCCCACCCTCGGCTGGGACCGCGCGTACCGCAGCGGTGACCTGGTCCGATCCGACCCGTTGGGCCTGCTCTTCCAGGGCCGCGCCGACGAGCAGGTCAAGTTGGGCGGTCGCCGGATCGAGCTCGGCGAGGTGGATGCCGCGCTGCAGGCCCTGCCGGGCGTCACCGGCGCGGCGGCCGCGGTACGCAACAGTGCCGCTGGTAATCAGCTTCTGGTCGGGTACATCGTGCCGGACGACCCTGCCGCTTTTGACAACGCGAAAGCGACCGAACGGCTCCGGGAAGCACTGCCCGCGGCTCTCGTGCCGCTGCTCGCCGTCGTCGACACGTTGCCGACCAGGACGTCCGGCAAGGTCGACCGCAACGCGCTCCCCTGGCCGCTGCCCGGCATGGACAGCGACGGCCCAGCAGCCGAGCTGAGCGGTACCGCCGGCTGGCTGGCCGAGCGGTGGACGACGGTCCTCGGTGCCAAGGTCACCGGCCCGGACAACGACTTCTTCCTGCACGGCGGTGGCAGTCTGGCCGCGGCTCAGCTGGTCTCGGTGCTCCGCGAGCGGTACCCGGAGGCGACGGTCGGTGACATCTACGAGTACCCGCGGCTCGGTGCGCTCGCCGAACGGCTCGACGAGTTCCGGCCGGCCGCCGTCGAACCGGTCGAGTTGCGCGAGATCCGGCCGACGCCGAAGAGCACCCAGCTGCTGCAGACCGCGCTCACCCTGATCCTGCAGACCGTCGTCGGCGTTCGCTGGCTGGTCTATCTGTTCACGCTGAACAACCTGCTCGCCGAGCTGGTCGATCCGCTGCCCTGGGCGCGGACCGTCTCCTGGTGGTGGATTCTGGTCGGCTGGCTGTTGCTGATCAGTCCGGCCGGCCGGATGGGCATCGCCGTCGTCGGTGCCCGGATCCTGCTGCGCGGCCTGCAGCCCGGAACGTACCCGCGTGGTGGCAACGTGCACGTCCGGCTCTGGGCAGCCGAGAACCTCGCCGACGCGGCCGGCGCCGCGAACCTGGCGGGCGCGCCCTGGATCGCGTACTACGCCCGCGCGCTCGGCGCCAAGGTCGGCCGCGGCGTCGACCTGCACACACTGCCGCCGGTCACCGGCATGCTGACGATGGGCCGTGGCGCCTCGATCGAGCCCGAGGTCGACTTGGCCGGGTACTGGATCGACGGCGACCAACTGCACGTCGGCCCGGTCATGGTCGGCGCCGAGGCCGTCGTCGGTTCCCGCAGCACGCTGCTGCCCGGCGCCGAGATCGGCCGGAACGCCGAGATCATGGCCGGCTCCGCCGTCTCCGGAAAGGTCCCGGCGAGCGAGCGCTGGTCCGGCTCGCCGGCGGCCCGGATCGGCCGCGCCCGGCACCCGTGGCCGGACCACCGCCCGGACCGCGCGCCCTGGTGGGTCGCCGCGTACGGAGCGCAGTCCGCGCTGATGTCGTTGATCCCGGTCGCCGGCGCGGCCGCCGCGTTCCTCGTACTCGGCCATGCCCTGCGCGGCACCCAGACGCTCGGCGACGCCGCGCTCAAGGCGCTGACCGCGATCCCGCTGATGACGCTGGTCGGCTTCGCCACGATCGCGGTGCTGACACTGGTCGGTGTCCGCATTCTCGGGATCGGCATCAAGCCCGGTCATTACCCGGTCCGGAGCCGGATCGGGTGGCAGGTCTGGGCGACGGAGCGGTTGCTCGACTCGGCCCGTACGCTGCTGTTCCCGCTGTACGCGAGCCTGCTGACGCCGTGGTGGCTGCGGGCGCTCGGCGCGAAGATCGGCCGCGATGTCGAGGCGTCGACGGTGCTGCTGCTGCCGAAGATGACCACGGTCGGCGAGGGCGCGTTCCTGGCCGACGACACGATGATCGCCTCGTACGAGCTCGGCGGCGGCTGGCTGCACGTGGCCGGCGCGAAGGTGGGCAAGCGGGCCTTCCTCGGCAACTCGGGGATGACCGCGCCGGGCCGTGCGGTACCGAAGAACGGCCTCGTCGCGGTGCTGTCCGCGGCACCGAAGAAGTCGAAGGCGGGGACGTCCTGGCTCGGCTCGCCACCGGTGAAGCTGCGCCGGCAAGCGGTGTCGGGCGACCAGAGCCGGACGTTCAATCCGCCGTTCAAACTGAAGGTGGCGCGGGCGCTGGTCGAGCTGTGCCGGTTCGTGCCGATGATGTGTACGGTGCTGATCGCGCTCGGCGTCCTGTTCGCGCTGCAGGCACTCGACATCTGGCTCGGTCCCTGGCTGACCGTACTGCTGTCCGGCGCGGTGATCCTGGCCGCCGGCGCGGTCGCGGGCGGGATGGCGACAGTCGCGAAATGGCTGATCGTCGGTAGGACGCGCGCGGTCGAGTACCCGCTGTGGAGTTCGTTCGTCTGGCGCAACGAGGTCGTCGACAGCTTCGTCGAGCTGGTCGCCGCGCCCTGGTTCGCGAACGCGGCCGCCGGGACGCCGGTGCTCGCGCTCTGGTTGCGCTCACTCGGCGCCAAGATCGGCAAGGGCGTCTGGTGCGAGACGTACTGGCTGCCGGAGGCGGATCTGATCACCCTGGGCGACGGTGCCACGGTGAATCGCGGTTGCGTGCTGCAGACGCACCTTTTTCATGATCGAGTTCTCTCCATGAACACAGTCACCTTCGGCCCCGGAGCGACCCTCGGGCCTCACGGCATCGTCCTACCGGCCGCCGGCCTCGGCGCGGGGGCTACCATCGGCCCGGTGTCTCTGGTGATGCGTGGCGAAGGTGTTCCGGCGGGGACGCGGTGGGCGGGAAACCCCATCGCACCCTGGCAAGACAGGGCACCGTGGCAGGGCTGA
- a CDS encoding M1 family metallopeptidase has protein sequence MVDPYVPTHGNAGYKVESYDLELDYRVNSNRLNGKATITAVAGQALSRFSFDLSGLRVSKVTVNGRRPQRYTQRSGKLYITANIADGSEFSVDIQYGGNPKPEDSPWGELGWEELTEGVIVASQPSGAATWFPCNDHPGDKAHYRIAITTDSPYRVVANGRLVSRRVKASRTTWVFDQAAPMATYLATVQIGPYDEVQLATSPVTIRGVLPGRQVREFRHDFARQQDMMKLFCRQFGPYPFGGYTVVVTDDPLEIPLEAQGISVFGSNHVDGRNGSERLVAHELAHQWFGNSLTPSSWQHIWLNEGFACYAEWLWSEESGGLSADQQVSKAHSRLKGLPQDLLLADPGPELMFDDRLYKRGAITLHVLRKHLGDEAFFNLLRTWTRTHRHGSVTTAEFIALAATFSPDEDALGRLFGAWLDSYELPPLPRKR, from the coding sequence ATGGTTGATCCGTATGTGCCGACCCATGGAAACGCCGGTTACAAGGTCGAGTCGTACGACCTCGAGCTCGACTACCGGGTCAACAGCAACCGGCTGAACGGCAAAGCGACGATCACTGCCGTCGCCGGCCAGGCGCTGTCCCGGTTCAGCTTCGACCTGTCCGGTCTGCGGGTGTCGAAGGTGACGGTGAACGGCCGCCGCCCGCAGCGGTACACGCAGCGGTCCGGCAAGCTGTACATCACCGCGAACATCGCGGACGGCTCCGAGTTCTCGGTCGACATCCAGTACGGCGGCAATCCGAAGCCCGAGGACAGCCCGTGGGGCGAGCTCGGCTGGGAGGAACTGACCGAGGGCGTGATCGTCGCGAGTCAGCCGAGTGGCGCGGCCACGTGGTTCCCGTGCAACGACCACCCCGGCGACAAGGCGCATTACCGGATCGCGATCACGACCGACTCGCCGTATCGGGTGGTCGCGAACGGGCGGCTCGTGTCGCGCCGGGTGAAAGCGAGCCGGACCACCTGGGTGTTCGATCAGGCGGCGCCGATGGCCACGTACCTGGCGACGGTCCAGATCGGGCCGTACGACGAGGTGCAACTGGCGACCTCGCCGGTGACGATCCGGGGTGTACTGCCCGGCCGGCAGGTGCGGGAGTTCCGGCACGACTTCGCGCGGCAGCAGGACATGATGAAGCTGTTCTGCCGGCAGTTCGGGCCGTACCCGTTCGGTGGGTACACGGTCGTGGTGACGGACGATCCGCTGGAGATTCCGCTGGAGGCGCAGGGCATCTCGGTGTTCGGCAGCAACCACGTGGACGGCCGGAACGGGTCCGAGCGGCTGGTGGCGCACGAGCTGGCGCACCAGTGGTTCGGGAACAGCCTGACCCCGTCGAGCTGGCAGCACATCTGGCTGAACGAGGGTTTCGCCTGCTACGCCGAGTGGTTGTGGTCGGAGGAGTCGGGCGGTCTGTCCGCCGACCAGCAGGTCTCGAAGGCACACTCGCGGCTGAAGGGCCTTCCACAAGATCTGCTGCTGGCCGATCCCGGTCCGGAGCTGATGTTCGACGACCGCTTGTACAAGCGCGGTGCGATCACATTGCACGTACTCCGCAAGCACCTCGGCGACGAGGCATTCTTCAACTTGCTGCGTACGTGGACCAGAACCCACCGCCACGGCTCGGTCACCACCGCCGAATTCATCGCCCTGGCGGCAACATTCAGTCCGGACGAGGATGCGCTCGGGCGCCTGTTCGGAGCCTGGCTGGACTCCTACGAGCTACCGCCACTGCCCAGGAAACGCTGA
- a CDS encoding LysR family transcriptional regulator yields the protein MDLRLLRAYVTVARLGNFGAAAAELSTSQPALTKQIQVLERRVGAVLFDRGRHGARLTPAGELLLPDALELLERSEAFDRRADQVASGAEGSLAIGFGLSGIELAPRAVAVFRSRWPGVTVSLEDLPSAVQFERLLTGGLQIGFVRLPVPAGLEHHRLRRDRLSLAVPAAQRVPRDLARWIDARPLVRLTPARGPGLTAQIDSLYAELGCRPQVLQESGDLQTVLALVAAGVAPAVVPSTAERIAPPEVRLVPLPGRAATWWTGVAWSTRTPLTERFVKAAAEVARAARTEPRTGNG from the coding sequence ATGGATCTTCGATTGCTCCGGGCGTACGTCACGGTGGCGCGGCTGGGCAACTTCGGTGCCGCCGCGGCGGAGCTGTCGACGAGTCAGCCGGCGCTCACCAAGCAGATCCAGGTGCTGGAGCGACGGGTCGGTGCGGTCCTGTTCGACCGAGGCCGGCACGGTGCCCGGCTGACCCCGGCCGGTGAGCTGCTGCTCCCGGACGCGCTGGAGCTGCTGGAGCGGTCCGAGGCCTTCGACCGGCGTGCCGATCAGGTCGCGTCCGGCGCCGAGGGATCCTTGGCGATCGGGTTCGGGCTGTCCGGGATCGAGCTGGCGCCGCGGGCTGTGGCGGTGTTCCGGAGCCGGTGGCCGGGGGTGACGGTCTCGCTCGAAGACCTGCCGTCGGCGGTGCAGTTCGAGCGGCTGCTGACCGGGGGCTTGCAGATCGGGTTCGTCCGGCTGCCGGTGCCGGCCGGTCTCGAGCACCACCGGCTGCGGCGCGATCGGCTGTCACTCGCGGTGCCGGCCGCGCAGCGCGTCCCCCGCGACCTGGCGCGCTGGATCGACGCGCGCCCGCTGGTGCGGTTGACCCCGGCCCGGGGCCCCGGGCTGACTGCCCAGATCGACAGCCTGTACGCGGAGCTTGGTTGCCGTCCGCAAGTACTCCAGGAGTCCGGGGACCTGCAGACGGTACTGGCGCTGGTCGCCGCCGGCGTGGCACCGGCCGTCGTACCCTCAACAGCGGAACGGATCGCACCACCCGAGGTCCGCCTGGTCCCGCTACCCGGCCGCGCCGCGACCTGGTGGACAGGCGTCGCCTGGTCCACCCGCACGCCGCTCACCGAACGCTTCGTCAAAGCCGCCGCCGAGGTCGCCCGAGCCGCGCGCACCGAGCCGCGAACAGGTAACGGCTAG
- a CDS encoding nitrilase family protein yields MTSFRAAVVQFEATPDDTAANLRTVERLAREAVGDGARLVVFPELCLLGYWHLRRHTAARLHELASPADGPLIGQVLALAQKLGAGIGAGFLEESGGTLFNSYAVCLPDGQVHVHRKLHAFEHEAIASGSTYTVFDTPWGFRAGVLICWDNNLVENVRITALLGATVLIAPHQTGGTKSRSPYGMKPIPLPVWENRETDPAGVEEAFNGPNGRGWLMRWLPARAHDNGLFVLFSNGVGRDDDEVRTGNAMILDPYGRIVAETPVPAESVVTADLDLDLVPLSTGRRWLRGRRPDLYAPLTHPTGTELDPRAARFSPDPVQVEGLADQQDPLAPSRILWKVDQ; encoded by the coding sequence ATGACGTCCTTTCGCGCCGCCGTCGTCCAGTTCGAAGCGACCCCTGATGACACCGCGGCGAACCTTCGCACCGTCGAGCGGCTGGCCCGCGAGGCGGTCGGCGACGGTGCGCGCCTGGTGGTGTTCCCGGAGCTGTGCCTGCTCGGGTACTGGCACCTGCGCCGGCACACCGCCGCGCGGCTGCACGAACTCGCCTCGCCGGCCGATGGGCCGCTGATCGGCCAGGTCCTCGCACTGGCTCAGAAGCTCGGCGCCGGGATCGGGGCCGGTTTTCTGGAGGAGTCCGGCGGTACGTTGTTCAACTCGTACGCGGTGTGCTTGCCGGACGGTCAGGTACACGTCCACCGGAAGCTGCATGCGTTCGAACACGAGGCGATCGCGAGCGGCTCCACGTACACGGTGTTCGACACGCCGTGGGGGTTCCGGGCCGGGGTGCTGATCTGCTGGGACAACAACCTGGTCGAGAACGTCCGGATCACCGCGTTGCTCGGGGCGACGGTGCTGATCGCGCCGCATCAGACCGGCGGAACGAAGTCGCGCAGTCCGTACGGGATGAAGCCGATCCCGCTGCCGGTCTGGGAGAACCGGGAGACCGATCCGGCGGGCGTTGAGGAGGCGTTCAACGGGCCGAACGGGCGCGGCTGGCTGATGCGGTGGCTGCCGGCGCGGGCGCACGACAACGGTCTGTTCGTCCTGTTCAGCAATGGTGTCGGGCGGGATGACGACGAGGTACGGACGGGGAACGCGATGATCCTCGACCCGTACGGCCGGATCGTGGCCGAGACGCCCGTACCAGCCGAGTCGGTCGTGACCGCCGACCTGGACCTCGACCTGGTCCCCCTCTCGACCGGCCGCCGCTGGCTCCGCGGCCGCCGCCCAGACCTGTACGCGCCGCTAACCCACCCCACGGGCACAGAACTGGACCCCAGAGCCGCCCGCTTCTCCCCCGATCCGGTGCAGGTGGAGGGACTTGCGGATCAGCAAGACCCGCTCGCCCCCTCCCGCATCCTGTGGAAGGTGGATCAGTAG